In Ischnura elegans chromosome 6, ioIscEleg1.1, whole genome shotgun sequence, one genomic interval encodes:
- the LOC124160875 gene encoding lymphocyte expansion molecule-like: MLKRSENFAFGSSCKRFNNKGLHPNLGLTNEYTKIAPGENQKLNDWSKKKIPGSKWIKSEVKEEMKLRLQLNLLSLTPDATSKRPSRKIPNTDRPARIGNSQGALITSKNLPKDYSMTPGPGFYGKGHIASQRFEDWSRNRKFPVDMRSTKLNRYPEYEIAPGWKMTPAQYEVKDRGSIQALLDRRITEKGPYQLFTGERDNTTLTGHWAAPKFKGSATMFYELPSEMNRLNHPSKYFVGKWIPLSDLQILQRLEKSRSEEKYTQRHLIDNISCVSRDALEPGPAHYNPRELGEIRYGFHPPFLNRDKSVRGIAHFIKDTPGPSRYNKVDKRNVNGHRNVFLSKVPRTKMGRK; the protein is encoded by the exons taCACTAAGATAGCTCCAGGAGAAAATCAGAAACTGAATGACtggagtaagaaaaaaattccaggTTCAAAATGGATTAAATCAGAGGTGAAGGAAGAAATGAAGTTGAGATTGCAGCTGAACTTACTGAGTTTGACA CCTGATGCAACATCTAAAAGACCAAGCAGAAAAATTCCTAATACCGATAGGCCTGCTAGGATTGGGAACAGTCAAGGAGCATTAATAACTTCCAAAAATCTACCGAAAGACTACTCCATGACTCCAGGACCAG GTTTTTATGGGAAAGGACACATTGCCTCTCAAAGGTTTGAAGATTGGTCCAGAAATCGCAAGTTTCCAGTGGACATGCGTTCCACCAAACTGAACCGATATCCTGAATATGAAATTGCTCCTGGCTGGAAAATGACCCCAGCCCAATACGAGGTCAAAGATCGAGGGTCGATTCAAGCATTGTTGGACAGGAGGATCACCGAAAAGGGACCTTATCAACTCTTCACTGGAGAACGAGACAACACTACATTGACTG GTCACTGGGCTGCACCAAAATTTAAAGGCTCCGCAACAATGTTTTACGAGCTGCCATCTGAAATGAATCGCTTAAATCACCCCTCCAAATATTTTGTCGGTAAATGGATCCCTCTCTCGGATCTTCAGATTCTACAAAGACTGGAGAAGAGTAGGagtgaagaaaaatatactcaacGACATCTTATTGACAACATTTCCTGTGTCTCCAGA GATGCTCTGGAACCTGGTCCAGCTCACTACAACCCAAGAGAGTTGGGCGAGATAAGATATGGTTTCCACCCTCCTTTTCTGAATAGAGATAAATCAGTAAGAGGAATAGCCCACTTTATAAAG GACACTCCAGGGCCTTCTCGTTACAATAAAGTGgataaaagaaatgtaaatgGCCATCGGAATGTTTTCCTATCTAAAGTACCCAGGACAAAAATGGGAAGGAAATAA